The following coding sequences lie in one Clostridia bacterium genomic window:
- a CDS encoding ATP-dependent Clp protease proteolytic subunit, translating into TLPSQNKTTKYEHVLPQLVAVEQNDKIKGLLVLLNTVGGDVEAGLAIAEMVRSLGKPSVSVVLGGGHSIGIPVAVAANRSFIVPTATMTVHPVRLSGLVIGVPQTYEYLEKMQERIIKFVVENSHISAERLRELMFRTGELARDVGTILVGAEAVREGLIDEVGGVADAIRALRALIRQKEGA; encoded by the coding sequence ACGCTGCCGTCGCAGAACAAGACGACGAAGTACGAGCACGTTTTGCCTCAGCTGGTCGCCGTGGAACAGAACGACAAGATCAAAGGGCTGCTCGTTCTCCTCAACACGGTGGGGGGCGACGTCGAAGCGGGGTTGGCCATCGCGGAGATGGTCCGCAGCCTCGGCAAGCCCTCGGTCTCCGTCGTGCTGGGCGGCGGCCACTCCATCGGGATCCCCGTGGCCGTCGCCGCGAACCGTTCGTTCATCGTGCCGACGGCGACGATGACCGTGCACCCGGTGCGCCTCTCGGGCCTCGTCATCGGTGTGCCGCAGACGTACGAATACCTGGAGAAGATGCAGGAGCGGATCATCAAGTTCGTCGTGGAGAATTCGCACATCTCCGCCGAGCGGCTCCGCGAGCTGATGTTCCGCACGGGAGAGCTGGCGCGCGACGTCGGCACGATCCTCGTCGGCGCGGAAGCTGTCCGGGAGGGCCTCATCGACGAGGTGGGCGGCGTCGCGGACGCCATCCGCGCCCTGCGCGCGCTGATCCGGCAGAAGGAAGGTGCTTGA